The following coding sequences are from one Acidobacteriota bacterium window:
- a CDS encoding DinB family protein — protein sequence MSRAEELRQARERMEAVRAGIYEAVSGKSAAELLCPPADGGWSAAEVLDHIGTAERTLVKALTKHEKGEPTRVPKYAWWYRLPMSPVFWKIRFRAPKLVRPRPRSEVNPVEVVEGLRQTRTALLAIADRMGEERFANMVFPHFLLGRFSGVDWFEFLAGHEGKHLGQIRRVLAGPKVLRCSGRS from the coding sequence ATGAGCCGCGCCGAGGAACTCCGTCAGGCCCGCGAGCGCATGGAAGCGGTGCGCGCCGGGATCTACGAGGCCGTCTCGGGAAAGTCCGCCGCGGAGCTTCTCTGCCCGCCGGCCGACGGCGGCTGGTCGGCGGCGGAAGTGCTGGACCACATCGGCACGGCCGAGCGCACGCTCGTCAAGGCGCTCACGAAGCACGAGAAGGGCGAGCCGACGCGCGTCCCGAAGTACGCATGGTGGTACCGCCTCCCGATGTCGCCCGTCTTCTGGAAGATCAGGTTCCGCGCGCCGAAGCTCGTGCGTCCGCGCCCCCGCTCCGAGGTGAATCCGGTGGAGGTCGTCGAAGGCCTCCGCCAGACGCGGACGGCCCTCCTGGCGATCGCCGACCGCATGGGCGAGGAGCGCTTCGCGAACATGGTCTTCCCGCACTTCCTCCTCGGGCGCTTCAGCGGAGTGGACTGGTTCGAGTTTCTCGCGGGGCACGAGGGCAAGCACCTCGGCCAGATCCGCCGGGTCCTCGCGGGGCCTAAGGTCCTGCGTTGTTCCGGGCGATCCTGA
- a CDS encoding protein kinase: MTLSPGQKIGPYEVVAPLGAGGMGEVYRARDPRLSREVAVKVLPEDFLEGEERKQRFEREARLLAALNHPGIAAIYSFEEIPSSSSSSSRHILVMELVEGETLGARLARGALPVDETLDIAKQVAAAVEAAHEKGIVHRDLKPGNVMLRPDGTVKVLDFGLAKAGAAAGAGSDVDLSHSPTMTQVGTQAGVILGTAAYMSPEQARGKPVDKRTDIWSFGVVVYECLTGRPLFRGETVSDLIAKILEREPDWTALPRATPPRVHDLLRRCLRKDPRERLRDIGDARLELADAMTAVPRAADAAAASRRAPAWAWLLVATTALLLGIGAGRLLRGPAKSAPALLRFTIPATQLKGGTRLSPDGLKVAYATGSRLMIRDLQRFESAEIPGTEGATDPFWSPDGSQIGFARDGKIWISSLAGSSAAPLCAILPAGGFNGAAWGKDGKIAYAGFRGGLYEVSARGGESRLVLAPDPSEVDFHWPERLRDDGKVVLVAHRKAGPRPVAVVTLRDGSRKNLREFGGVGNAVYSATGHILLAFSEGRQRIIAVPFSDSRDEITGEPFVVAPGAYGPSASADGARITYTAGSSRSLREIVFLTRDGRTERVVGPPQLGLDFPAISPDGTSVAVTAVENENADLWLQDLARGTRRRLVASPRNELFPSWSRDGKRLVYGEEGDVEPALKEVSADGSGDPRPIGATGWWPAWTSGGDSLVFQRDLSGQGVLWRLDTAAGAKPVRLTSSQTINEDAPTLSPDGRWLASMSDESGANQVFVRRLADGAQKQQVSLAGGAFPFWSPDGRTLYYWEGQTLIEVAIGAGETLTFGEPKRLFSAVDAGIALATYLGNRPAVVAAGNGLFLAVRRAASDPYAGILVVENWLEEFRPR, from the coding sequence ATGACGCTTTCCCCGGGACAGAAAATCGGCCCCTACGAGGTCGTCGCGCCGCTCGGCGCGGGCGGCATGGGTGAGGTGTACCGGGCGCGGGACCCACGCCTGAGTCGAGAGGTCGCCGTAAAGGTACTGCCGGAAGATTTCCTGGAAGGTGAAGAGAGGAAGCAGCGGTTCGAGAGAGAGGCTCGGCTGCTCGCGGCGCTCAATCATCCCGGAATTGCCGCCATCTATTCATTCGAAGAGATCCCCTCTTCCTCCTCTTCTTCGTCCCGCCACATCCTCGTCATGGAGCTGGTCGAGGGCGAGACCCTGGGCGCGCGCCTCGCGCGCGGGGCGCTGCCGGTCGACGAAACCCTCGACATCGCGAAACAGGTCGCCGCGGCGGTCGAGGCCGCGCACGAGAAGGGGATCGTCCACCGCGACCTCAAGCCCGGGAACGTCATGCTCCGGCCGGATGGGACCGTGAAGGTGCTCGACTTCGGGCTCGCGAAGGCGGGCGCGGCGGCGGGCGCCGGGTCCGACGTGGACCTATCGCATTCCCCGACGATGACGCAGGTCGGCACGCAGGCCGGCGTGATCCTCGGGACGGCCGCCTACATGAGCCCCGAGCAGGCCCGCGGGAAGCCGGTCGACAAGCGCACGGACATCTGGTCCTTCGGCGTCGTCGTCTACGAGTGCCTCACGGGGCGCCCTCTCTTCCGGGGCGAGACGGTCTCCGATCTCATCGCGAAGATCCTCGAGCGCGAGCCGGACTGGACCGCGCTGCCGCGCGCGACGCCCCCGCGCGTTCACGACCTCCTCCGCCGCTGCCTCCGCAAGGATCCGCGCGAGCGCCTGCGGGACATCGGCGACGCGCGCCTGGAGCTGGCCGACGCGATGACCGCCGTCCCGCGCGCGGCGGACGCGGCCGCCGCTTCCCGCCGCGCACCCGCGTGGGCTTGGCTCCTCGTCGCGACGACGGCCCTCCTGCTCGGGATCGGCGCGGGCCGGCTGCTCCGCGGCCCGGCGAAGAGCGCGCCGGCGCTCCTGCGCTTCACGATCCCCGCCACGCAGCTCAAGGGCGGCACGCGCCTCTCGCCGGACGGCCTGAAGGTCGCCTATGCGACCGGCTCGAGGCTGATGATCCGGGACCTCCAGCGCTTCGAGTCGGCGGAGATCCCGGGCACGGAGGGGGCGACCGACCCGTTCTGGTCCCCGGACGGCTCGCAGATCGGCTTCGCGCGGGACGGGAAGATCTGGATCTCCTCCCTCGCCGGGTCGAGCGCCGCGCCCCTGTGCGCGATCCTGCCGGCGGGAGGGTTCAACGGGGCCGCCTGGGGAAAGGACGGGAAGATCGCCTACGCGGGCTTCCGCGGCGGGCTCTACGAGGTCTCCGCCCGCGGAGGCGAATCGAGGCTGGTCCTGGCGCCGGACCCGAGCGAAGTCGACTTCCACTGGCCCGAGCGGCTCCGCGACGACGGCAAGGTCGTCCTCGTCGCGCACCGCAAGGCCGGCCCCCGTCCCGTCGCGGTCGTGACGCTGCGCGACGGCTCGAGGAAGAACCTCCGCGAGTTCGGGGGCGTCGGCAACGCAGTCTACTCGGCCACCGGGCACATCCTCCTCGCCTTCAGCGAGGGCCGGCAGCGGATCATCGCGGTGCCCTTCTCGGACTCGAGGGACGAGATCACCGGCGAGCCGTTCGTCGTCGCGCCCGGCGCCTACGGCCCGTCGGCCTCGGCCGACGGCGCGCGGATCACGTACACCGCGGGCTCGTCCCGCTCTCTCCGCGAGATCGTCTTCCTGACGCGCGACGGACGCACGGAGCGCGTCGTCGGCCCGCCGCAGCTCGGCCTCGACTTTCCCGCGATCTCCCCCGACGGGACGAGCGTCGCCGTCACGGCGGTCGAAAACGAGAATGCCGACCTCTGGCTCCAGGACCTGGCCCGAGGCACGCGGCGCCGGCTCGTCGCGAGCCCGCGCAACGAGCTGTTTCCGAGCTGGTCGCGCGACGGCAAGCGCCTCGTCTACGGCGAAGAGGGGGACGTCGAGCCCGCCCTGAAGGAGGTGTCGGCCGACGGATCGGGCGACCCGCGCCCCATCGGCGCGACGGGGTGGTGGCCCGCGTGGACTTCGGGCGGTGACTCCCTCGTGTTCCAGCGGGACCTCTCGGGGCAGGGGGTTCTCTGGCGGCTCGACACCGCCGCCGGAGCAAAGCCCGTCCGCCTGACCTCCTCCCAGACGATCAACGAGGACGCCCCGACGCTCTCTCCGGACGGGCGATGGCTCGCCAGCATGTCCGACGAATCCGGTGCGAACCAGGTCTTCGTCCGGCGGCTGGCCGACGGGGCGCAGAAGCAGCAGGTCTCGCTGGCCGGGGGCGCGTTCCCCTTCTGGAGCCCGGATGGACGGACGCTCTACTACTGGGAGGGGCAAACGCTGATCGAGGTCGCGATCGGCGCCGGGGAGACGCTCACGTTCGGAGAGCCGAAGCGGCTCTTCAGCGCCGTGGACGCCGGCATCGCCCTCGCCACGTACCTGGGCAACCGGCCGGCGGTGGTCGCCGCCGGGAACGGCCTCTTTCTCGCCGTCCGCCGTGCGGCGAGCGACCCTTACGCCGGGATCCTCGTCGTCGAGAACTGGCTCGAAGAGTTCCGGCCGCGATGA
- a CDS encoding sugar transferase, producing MLKQQARTIAALLYAADLSVTLATLPVAYLLRSEVVPLFARRLTALYDFNMYLVLVGPIVLIWTALLFLGGAYRSRRTEALKDEVALVARTALFGSVLLALVVFGARWDFISRPFVAAFFVVNLVLLVAERVTVRLVARRVRALGFNFRTVVLVGDTPGAASMAKLIRDHPWWGLKLLGLIREKPIEPGETTTSNGVPYLGTLADFPRVFTEFSVDEVLLAVDRGDLPKMEDLFLLCEEMGVKTRLVLDFFPHVLARVELEELDGTPLLTFSTTPDDSAAMMAKRTVDVLLSILLGAVAVVPVTLAALVIKLTSKGPALFRQTRVGLNGRPFTLVKLRTMVENAEDRLAEVAHLNEHDGPVFKSAIDPRLTAFGRLIRRFSLDEIPQLWNVLRGEMSLVGPRPPLPEEVARYERWQRRRLSMKPGVTGLWQVSGRNEISRFEEWTNLDLAYIDNWSLSLDAKILLRTIPTVLSGRGAR from the coding sequence ATGCTGAAGCAACAGGCCCGGACCATTGCGGCCCTTCTGTACGCCGCCGACCTCAGCGTCACCCTCGCGACGCTGCCAGTGGCGTATCTCCTTCGCAGCGAGGTCGTTCCGCTTTTCGCGCGCCGCCTGACCGCCCTCTACGACTTCAACATGTACCTCGTCCTCGTCGGGCCGATCGTCCTGATCTGGACGGCCCTGCTCTTCCTGGGCGGGGCGTACCGCAGCCGCCGCACGGAGGCGCTCAAGGACGAAGTCGCGCTCGTCGCGCGGACCGCCCTTTTCGGCTCGGTCCTCCTCGCGCTCGTCGTCTTCGGCGCGCGCTGGGACTTCATTTCGCGCCCGTTCGTCGCGGCGTTCTTCGTCGTGAACCTCGTCCTCCTCGTCGCCGAGCGCGTCACGGTGCGCCTCGTCGCCCGGCGCGTGCGCGCCCTCGGCTTCAATTTCCGGACGGTCGTCCTCGTGGGCGACACGCCCGGCGCCGCCTCGATGGCGAAGCTCATCCGCGACCACCCGTGGTGGGGCCTCAAGCTGCTCGGCCTCATCCGCGAGAAGCCGATCGAGCCCGGCGAGACGACGACGTCCAACGGCGTGCCGTACCTCGGGACGCTCGCGGACTTCCCGCGCGTCTTCACGGAGTTCAGCGTCGACGAGGTGCTCCTCGCGGTGGATCGGGGCGACCTGCCGAAGATGGAGGATCTCTTCCTCCTGTGCGAGGAGATGGGCGTCAAGACGCGCCTCGTCCTCGACTTCTTCCCGCACGTCCTCGCGCGCGTCGAGCTCGAGGAGCTCGACGGGACGCCGCTCCTCACGTTCTCGACGACGCCCGACGACAGCGCCGCGATGATGGCCAAGCGCACCGTCGACGTGCTCCTGTCGATTCTCCTCGGCGCAGTCGCCGTCGTCCCCGTCACGCTCGCCGCGCTCGTCATCAAGCTCACGTCGAAGGGGCCCGCGCTCTTCCGGCAGACGCGCGTCGGCCTGAACGGGAGGCCCTTCACGCTCGTGAAGCTCCGGACGATGGTGGAAAACGCCGAGGATCGCCTCGCGGAAGTCGCGCACCTCAACGAGCACGACGGGCCGGTCTTCAAGTCCGCGATCGATCCGCGCCTCACGGCGTTCGGCCGGCTCATCCGGCGCTTCTCGCTCGACGAGATCCCGCAGCTGTGGAACGTGCTGCGCGGCGAGATGTCGCTCGTCGGGCCGCGGCCGCCGCTCCCGGAGGAAGTCGCGCGCTACGAGCGCTGGCAGCGGCGGCGCCTCTCGATGAAGCCGGGCGTCACGGGCCTCTGGCAGGTGTCGGGCCGCAACGAGATCTCGCGCTTCGAGGAGTGGACGAACCTCGACCTCGCGTACATCGACAACTGGAGCCTCTCGCTCGACGCGAAGATCCTTCTCCGCACGATTCCGACGGTCCTCTCCGGCCGCGGCGCGCGTTGA
- a CDS encoding DUF1972 domain-containing protein gives MKIAILGTRGVPAAYGGFETFAEELSARLAARGHAVTVYARRGGTAAEVALHRGARVVFLPTVRHKYLETVVHTALSSLHAAAQGYDAVLVCNGVNALACRFVRLLGAGTRVVLNVDGLERNRRKWNALGRLAYAVSERLSCVMPDVLVTDARAIQTYYREAYGQDSLYIPYGSDLAEPAGTGALTRLGLSPGGYVLYVSRFEPENNADAVVRAYRSVPGTAPLVMLGGAPYADAFVAAVTAEAARDSRVLLPGALYGEGYRELLANAAVYVHATEVGGTHPALLEAMGFGRALVVHDTPENRETAGKAGLYADAARPETLARAIQALLADSELRRHSGLAARRRAREHYRWDAVTDAYEKALLGA, from the coding sequence GTGAAGATCGCGATTCTCGGGACCCGCGGCGTCCCGGCGGCTTACGGCGGCTTCGAGACGTTCGCCGAGGAGCTCTCCGCGCGCCTCGCCGCGCGCGGGCACGCCGTGACCGTCTACGCGCGGCGCGGCGGAACCGCCGCCGAGGTGGCTCTCCACCGCGGCGCTCGCGTCGTCTTCCTCCCGACGGTGCGGCACAAGTACCTCGAGACCGTCGTCCACACGGCGCTCTCCAGCCTCCACGCCGCCGCGCAGGGCTACGACGCCGTCCTCGTGTGCAACGGCGTCAACGCGCTCGCGTGCCGGTTCGTGCGTCTGCTCGGCGCCGGAACGCGCGTCGTCCTGAACGTCGACGGGCTCGAGCGGAACCGGCGGAAGTGGAACGCGCTCGGCCGCCTCGCCTACGCCGTGTCCGAGCGCCTCAGTTGCGTGATGCCGGACGTCCTCGTGACGGACGCGCGCGCGATCCAGACGTACTACCGCGAGGCGTACGGGCAGGACTCGCTCTACATCCCGTACGGCTCGGACCTCGCCGAACCGGCGGGGACGGGGGCGCTCACGCGCCTGGGCCTTTCGCCGGGCGGCTACGTCCTCTACGTGTCGCGCTTCGAGCCCGAGAACAACGCCGACGCCGTCGTGCGCGCGTACCGCTCGGTCCCGGGCACGGCTCCGCTCGTGATGCTCGGCGGCGCGCCGTACGCCGACGCGTTCGTCGCGGCCGTGACGGCCGAGGCCGCGAGGGACTCGCGCGTCCTCCTCCCCGGCGCGCTCTACGGGGAGGGTTACCGCGAGCTCCTCGCGAACGCCGCCGTCTACGTCCACGCGACGGAGGTCGGCGGCACGCACCCGGCGCTTCTCGAGGCCATGGGGTTCGGCCGGGCGCTCGTCGTCCACGACACGCCCGAAAACCGGGAGACCGCGGGGAAGGCCGGCCTCTACGCGGACGCGGCCCGGCCCGAGACGCTGGCCCGCGCGATCCAGGCCCTCCTCGCCGATTCCGAGCTCCGCCGGCACTCCGGCCTGGCCGCCCGCCGGCGGGCCCGCGAGCACTACCGCTGGGACGCGGTGACGGACGCCTACGAAAAAGCCCTCCTGGGAGCGTGA
- a CDS encoding glycosyltransferase family 2 protein — MTARVLVSLVTHNESHDAERLLPSLFGQSFRDIAVSAIDNASEDGTRATFAAFEKVAPVPLEVFPSRENLGYTGGHNRSIAKAVERGIPWVLVLNTDVVLAPGFIATLLEDAERPEHSRVAAFTGKILRAEGPDLEPTSVLDSVGIRMTRNGRHFDTGAGDRDAGQFDRPAGIFGASGCAVLFRTEALADTRISTGFFDDDFFVYREDVDLAWRLRGRGWAARCVPAAVAWHRRRNLPERRREMSALANLHSVKNRFLLRINNAGKAHLRATFPRTFLRDAVVVGGCLTVERTSFEALRWLAENRERLLEKRAEIQGRRTVSDADLARWFTDDPRGARIEA, encoded by the coding sequence GTGACGGCGCGCGTCCTCGTCTCGCTCGTGACGCACAACGAGTCCCATGACGCCGAGCGGCTTCTGCCCTCGCTCTTCGGGCAGTCGTTCCGCGACATCGCCGTCTCCGCCATCGACAACGCGTCCGAGGACGGGACGCGCGCGACGTTCGCCGCCTTCGAGAAGGTCGCGCCCGTCCCCCTCGAGGTCTTCCCGTCGCGCGAGAACCTCGGATACACGGGCGGCCACAACCGATCGATCGCGAAGGCCGTCGAGCGCGGGATCCCGTGGGTCCTCGTCCTGAACACGGACGTCGTCCTCGCGCCCGGCTTCATCGCGACGCTGCTCGAGGACGCCGAGCGCCCCGAGCACTCCCGCGTCGCGGCGTTCACCGGGAAGATCCTCCGCGCGGAAGGGCCCGACCTCGAGCCGACCTCCGTGCTCGACAGCGTCGGGATCCGGATGACCCGGAACGGACGCCACTTCGACACCGGCGCCGGAGACCGCGACGCCGGCCAGTTCGACCGGCCCGCCGGGATCTTCGGCGCCTCCGGCTGCGCCGTGCTGTTCCGGACGGAGGCGCTCGCCGACACGCGGATCTCCACGGGATTCTTCGACGACGATTTCTTCGTCTACCGCGAGGACGTCGACCTCGCGTGGCGCCTGCGCGGGCGGGGCTGGGCGGCGCGCTGCGTCCCGGCCGCGGTGGCCTGGCACCGGCGGCGCAACCTCCCGGAGCGGCGCCGCGAGATGTCGGCGCTCGCGAACCTCCACTCCGTCAAGAACCGCTTCCTCCTCCGGATCAATAACGCCGGGAAAGCGCACCTCCGCGCAACGTTCCCCCGGACGTTCCTCCGCGACGCGGTCGTCGTCGGGGGCTGCCTGACGGTGGAGCGCACGTCCTTCGAGGCGCTCCGGTGGCTCGCCGAAAACCGCGAGCGCCTCCTCGAGAAGCGCGCCGAGATCCAGGGCCGCAGGACGGTTTCCGACGCGGACCTCGCGCGCTGGTTCACGGACGACCCGCGCGGCGCGAGGATCGAGGCGTGA
- a CDS encoding glycosyltransferase: protein MTAPRVLVAIVSWNSAAHLPAAVKSVPPGVPVVVVDNASTDGSAGVARAAGARVVEAGANLGFGPACNLAAKEGAPSEAILFMNPDAALLDGASALAALLSALDADPAIVAAAPRLTGHGQEEFQLRRLPRLGAILREALLVDRLFPSNPWLRRDRYLDRSRDEAFDVEQPAAAALLVRRTDFEAAGGFDPAFAPAWFEDVDLCAKLLERGGRIRYVPSAHATHVGGVAMDALSWRDFRPLYVRNQFRYLARHASLPVRAAAWAATLLGAALRLVLAPVVRADHPRPDVAAAQVRVARGLLGLGWRSALLPGDA from the coding sequence TTGACCGCCCCCCGCGTCCTCGTCGCGATCGTGTCGTGGAACTCCGCCGCGCACCTGCCGGCCGCCGTGAAATCGGTGCCGCCCGGCGTGCCCGTCGTCGTCGTCGACAACGCCTCGACGGACGGGTCGGCCGGCGTCGCCCGGGCCGCGGGCGCGCGCGTCGTCGAGGCGGGCGCGAACCTCGGGTTCGGCCCGGCCTGCAATCTCGCGGCGAAAGAAGGGGCCCCGTCCGAGGCGATCCTCTTCATGAACCCCGACGCCGCGCTCCTCGACGGCGCATCCGCGCTCGCGGCCCTCCTCTCGGCCCTCGACGCCGACCCCGCGATCGTCGCCGCCGCGCCGCGCCTCACCGGCCACGGGCAGGAGGAGTTCCAGCTGCGCCGCCTGCCGCGCCTCGGCGCGATCCTGCGCGAGGCCCTCCTCGTCGACCGTCTCTTCCCGTCCAACCCGTGGCTCCGGCGCGACCGCTATCTCGACCGATCCCGCGACGAGGCGTTCGACGTCGAGCAGCCCGCCGCCGCCGCCCTCCTCGTGCGGCGCACCGACTTCGAGGCCGCCGGCGGATTCGACCCGGCGTTCGCGCCCGCGTGGTTCGAGGACGTCGACCTCTGCGCGAAGCTCCTCGAGCGCGGCGGCCGGATCCGCTACGTCCCGTCCGCGCACGCGACGCACGTCGGCGGCGTCGCGATGGACGCGCTCTCGTGGCGCGACTTCCGCCCGCTCTACGTGCGAAACCAGTTCCGCTACCTCGCGCGGCACGCGTCCCTCCCCGTGCGCGCCGCGGCCTGGGCGGCGACGCTTCTCGGCGCCGCGCTGCGCCTCGTGCTCGCGCCCGTCGTCCGCGCCGACCACCCGCGCCCGGACGTCGCCGCGGCACAGGTCCGGGTCGCCCGGGGCCTTCTCGGCCTCGGCTGGCGCTCCGCGCTTCTCCCGGGGGACGCGTGA
- the serS gene encoding serine--tRNA ligase: MISRDFLRKEFGRMPELLRGRNYDPSALAAWGELDAERRRLLTQVELERAEKNSISEKVGALRRAKQDATELQERSKELAARISSLEETLKSLEERFAAIEGTLPNVPHASVPEGADETANVVVKTWGEPTKFDFPPQAHWDLGPALGILDFERAAKITGSRFTVLKGGASLLSRALIQFFLDVHTREHGYTEILPPFIVNAASLFGTGQLPKFEADLFKLEGTDWYLTPTAEVPVTNMHRDEILAESALPISYCAYTPCFRAEAGAAGKDTRGMIRQHQFDKVELVKFAKADASYEALEKLTRDAEAILEKLELPYRRIALCRGDLGFSSAKTFDLEVWLPGQDAYKEISSCSNFEDFQARRAAIRVKVESGGKPRNELVHTLNGSGLAVGRTLVAILENYQRKDGSVAIPKALQPYCGGKTEITKA, from the coding sequence ATGATCTCGAGAGATTTTCTTAGAAAGGAATTCGGGCGGATGCCCGAGTTGCTCCGCGGCCGCAACTACGACCCGTCGGCGCTCGCCGCGTGGGGCGAGCTGGACGCGGAGCGGCGCCGCCTGCTGACGCAGGTGGAATTGGAGCGCGCGGAGAAAAACTCCATCTCCGAGAAAGTCGGAGCGCTCCGACGGGCCAAGCAGGACGCAACGGAGCTGCAGGAACGTTCCAAGGAGCTCGCGGCCCGGATCTCTTCACTCGAAGAAACTCTCAAAAGCCTCGAGGAACGATTCGCCGCGATCGAAGGAACGCTTCCGAACGTCCCGCACGCGTCCGTCCCCGAGGGCGCCGACGAGACTGCGAACGTCGTCGTGAAGACGTGGGGCGAGCCGACGAAGTTCGACTTCCCGCCGCAGGCCCACTGGGACCTCGGCCCGGCGCTCGGCATCCTCGACTTCGAAAGGGCGGCGAAGATCACGGGCTCGCGGTTCACCGTCCTCAAGGGCGGAGCGTCGCTGCTCTCGCGCGCCCTGATCCAGTTCTTCCTCGACGTCCACACGCGCGAGCACGGCTACACGGAGATCCTGCCGCCCTTCATCGTGAACGCGGCCTCGCTCTTCGGCACGGGCCAGCTCCCGAAGTTCGAGGCGGACCTCTTCAAGCTCGAGGGCACGGACTGGTACCTGACGCCGACGGCGGAGGTGCCCGTCACGAACATGCACCGCGACGAGATCCTCGCGGAGAGCGCGCTCCCGATCTCCTACTGCGCGTACACGCCGTGCTTCCGCGCCGAGGCGGGCGCCGCCGGCAAGGACACGCGCGGGATGATCCGCCAGCACCAGTTCGACAAGGTCGAGCTCGTGAAGTTCGCGAAGGCCGACGCGTCGTACGAGGCGCTCGAAAAACTCACGCGCGACGCGGAGGCGATCCTCGAGAAGCTGGAGCTCCCGTACCGGCGGATCGCGCTCTGCCGCGGCGACCTCGGGTTCTCGTCCGCGAAGACGTTCGACCTCGAGGTGTGGCTGCCGGGGCAGGACGCCTACAAGGAGATCTCGTCCTGTTCGAACTTCGAGGACTTCCAGGCGCGCCGCGCGGCGATCCGCGTCAAGGTCGAGTCGGGCGGCAAGCCCCGGAACGAGCTCGTCCACACGCTGAACGGCTCCGGCCTCGCGGTCGGGCGGACGCTCGTCGCGATCCTCGAGAACTACCAGCGCAAGGACGGCTCGGTCGCGATCCCGAAAGCCCTCCAGCCCTACTGCGGCGGGAAGACGGAGATCACGAAGGCCTGA
- a CDS encoding efflux RND transporter periplasmic adaptor subunit, producing the protein MTRSTAALLLCSVLALAVAGCGKPVAGNGASGAGRPAVAVETAKVTSADLEQAVEVVGTLTARSEADVRTEYSGTVAEVYVTQWVRVKAGTPLARLDTREADATVAAARAAALQAEVAVQRAARELDRSAKLKQAGLATQQGLDEAKTVDEAARAGEAAAKAQLAMAETRRTKAVLRSPIDGVVATRNVNVGDFVENMGNPPPIFRIVDNRLLELTASVPSARMAELRAGQPFAFSSDAFPGKEFAGRVSFINPAADEASRTVKVKTEVPNPDESLKAGLFVKGRIVTGKRSSILVVPRSALVSWDTAARSAGVFVVEGGTAKRLLVETGAASGDRVEIVKGLAAGQEVVTRGGFSLRDGDRVQAPAKA; encoded by the coding sequence ATGACGCGTTCGACCGCCGCCCTCCTTCTTTGCAGCGTCCTCGCCCTCGCCGTCGCCGGTTGCGGCAAGCCGGTCGCCGGAAACGGCGCCTCCGGCGCCGGCCGGCCGGCCGTCGCCGTCGAGACGGCAAAGGTCACTTCCGCCGACCTCGAGCAGGCGGTCGAGGTCGTCGGCACGCTCACGGCGCGCAGCGAGGCCGACGTGAGGACGGAGTACAGCGGCACCGTCGCCGAGGTCTACGTGACCCAGTGGGTGCGCGTGAAAGCCGGCACGCCGCTCGCCCGCCTCGACACGCGCGAGGCGGACGCGACCGTGGCGGCCGCGCGCGCGGCCGCGCTCCAGGCCGAGGTCGCCGTGCAGCGCGCCGCGCGAGAGCTGGACCGGAGCGCCAAGCTCAAGCAGGCGGGGCTCGCGACGCAGCAGGGGCTCGACGAGGCGAAGACGGTCGACGAGGCCGCGCGGGCGGGCGAAGCGGCCGCGAAAGCCCAGCTCGCGATGGCCGAAACGCGGAGGACCAAGGCCGTCCTCCGCTCTCCGATCGACGGCGTGGTCGCGACGCGGAACGTCAACGTGGGGGACTTCGTCGAGAACATGGGAAATCCCCCGCCGATTTTCCGCATCGTCGACAACCGGCTTCTCGAGCTGACGGCGAGCGTGCCGTCGGCGCGCATGGCGGAGCTGAGGGCCGGCCAGCCGTTCGCCTTCTCGAGCGACGCGTTCCCGGGCAAGGAGTTCGCGGGCCGGGTCTCGTTCATCAACCCGGCCGCGGACGAGGCGAGCCGGACCGTGAAGGTGAAGACCGAGGTGCCGAACCCGGACGAGTCGCTCAAGGCGGGGCTCTTCGTGAAGGGCCGGATCGTCACCGGGAAGAGGAGCTCGATTCTCGTCGTCCCCCGTTCGGCGCTCGTCTCGTGGGACACGGCGGCGCGCTCGGCCGGCGTCTTCGTCGTGGAAGGCGGCACCGCGAAACGGCTCCTCGTCGAGACGGGGGCGGCGTCCGGCGACCGCGTGGAGATCGTGAAGGGGCTCGCGGCGGGCCAGGAGGTCGTCACGCGGGGCGGCTTCAGCCTGCGCGACGGCGATCGCGTGCAGGCGCCCGCGAAGGCCTGA